A DNA window from Vanessa tameamea isolate UH-Manoa-2023 chromosome 24, ilVanTame1 primary haplotype, whole genome shotgun sequence contains the following coding sequences:
- the LOC113402653 gene encoding homeobox protein bagpipe-like — MESKLKNFKNSLTLQDCEKTNLSLTTPFSINDILTKENETKCDFENGMFCSSNGFGGKVNFLNKPTNYTKDDSYSKKEVMEKSMKYYDDCNFRDYADDGALDMSRKNSFPVTELSDDYDSRSSNTGSPVRRSNSSPNSDNGYKPFNLHYERKCATPPPDHRIMHSPNYTPIEYSQNSGRKKRSRAAFSHAQVYELERRFSQQRYLSGPERADLAVSLKLTETQVKIWFQNRRYKTKRKQLQMQESGMLAAAAAAANHARKVAVKVLVNNNGQPNLPDLKYQAPMIGKTLNPAVFAPPNLLEGSPILKHFAGVYGVDFAKNPEYKALLQESYNQAVLQSLYGPHLGVNYPNIPLSYMYYPGHPAFGMSMPCEADRTHETCVDPKEFGESSMKDDRLIEKSKTHVEVNENSNESMASNIEVEN; from the exons ATGGagtcgaaattaaaaaatttcaagAATTCCTTGACTTTACAAGATTGTGAGAAAACAAACTTGAGTTTAACGACTCCTTTCTCGATCAACGATATTTTGACAAAGGAAAATGAAACGAAGTGtgattttgaaaatggaatgttTTGTTCGTCGAACGGTTTCGGCGGGAAGgtgaattttttaaacaagCCGACGAATTATACGAAAGATGATAGTTATTCGAAAAAGGAGGTTATGGAAAAGAGTATGAAATATTACGATGACTGTAATTTCCGTGATTATGCAGACGACGGCGCTTTGGATATGTCGAGAAAGAATAGTTTTCCAGTCACAGAATTATCAG atgACTACGACTCAAGATCCTCAAACACCGGATCCCCCGTACGTCGCTCGAACTCATCCCCCAACTCCGACAACGGATACAAACCGTTCAATTTACACTATGAAAGGAAGTGCGCCACCCCACCACCTGACCACAGAATAATGCACTCCCCAAACTATACGCCTATCGAATACTCGCAGAACAGTGGCAGAAAAAAGCGATCAAGAGCCGCCTTCTCACACGCTCAAGTCTACGAACTAGAACGACGATTCAGCCAGCAGAGATATCTATCTGGACCGGAGCGAGCCGACTTAGCGGTAAGTCTCAAGCTCACCGAGACACAAGTCAAGATCTGGTTCCAGAACCGTCGGTACAAAACGAAACGAAAACAGCTACAGATGCAGGAAAGCGGCATGCTAGCTGCAGCCGCCGCCGCTGCGAACCATGCGAGAAAAGTCGCGGTAAAGGTCCTAGTTAACAACAACGGACAACCGAATTTACCAGATTTAAAATACCAAGCACCTATGATCGGTAAAACATTAAATCCAGCAGTATTTGCGCCTCCGAATCTCTTGGAAGGATCACCAATATTAAAGCACTTCGCTGGAGTTTATGGAGTTGACTTCGCAAAGAATCCCGAATATAAAGCGCTGTTACAAGAATCGTACAATCAAGCGGTATTGCAATCACTCTACGGACCTCACTTAGGGGTGAACTATCCCAATATACCATTATCTTATATGTACTATCCTGGTCATCCCGCGTTTGGGATGTCCATGCCTTGCGAAGCGGATAGAACTCATGAAACATGTGTTGATCCTAAAGAATTCGGTGAGAGTTCGATGAAGGACGATAGACTCATTGAAAAAAGTAAAACCCACGTTGAAGTTAACGAAAACAGCAACGAAAGTATGGCCAGTAATATCGAAGTAGAAAATTGA